The stretch of DNA CGAACACATCTTCCAGTCCGCGCTTGAGCGCCGATATGATCGCGCTCGCAACTGCGCGCGGCGCGACCTTCGGCGGCGGCACGGTCTGGAACCACTCGATATCGAGCGGGCCGGTGAACACGTTCACCACCTTGACGCCGCCGGGCCGAAGCTCCGCGCGCAGGCAGTGCGACAGCGAGAGACAGGCCGCCTGCGACGCGGAATACGCGCCGAACACCGGCCAATTCTCCAGCGCATAGACCGAGAGGATATTGACCCAGGCGGCGGCGCTGTTGACGCCATCGGAGCCCCGCATCCGGATCGCCGGCCCGAACGCCTGCGCCAGATGCACGAAACCGAGATAGCTCTGGTCGATCTCGTCGCGCACGACGCTGGTGCCTTGCCGATCGAGCAGCCCGCCGGCACGGACATGTTCGGAGGTGTTGACGAGGATATCGACCTTGCCGCCGATATCGGCCGCGAGATCCGCGACCGACTTCTCGTCGCCGATGTCGAGCGGCACGATCTCGACGCCCTCCAGCGCCCGCAACGTATCCTCGCCGCGGAACGGCTTCCATGGTTCGGCGACGCCGACGAACACGATCGATGCGCCGGCCGCCTTCAGTGCGGCCACCACTTCCTGACCGACGATGCTCCGCCCGTTCGTTACCAGAACGCGCCGGAATTTCGGATCGGCGGTCATCTCACGCCACTGCCTGTCGTCCGTCATGTTGAGGGTCTCACGTTCGGGGTGCGCGAAGGCCACGGCCTGCCCGCTCTTGTCCAGTTGAAACGACATCACGACCGGACCGCCCTCTTCGCAATCGGCATGCAGGTGCGTCACCAGTTTCGGCCCGCATTCCATCGCGACCAGCCCGACGCGCCATGGCGCGCGCTCGCGGAAGTGCACGTCGGCCGGGACGTGCAGCGTGGTTTCGCTCAAGAGCGTTCCGCGCCGCGGCGCATCCGTGAAGACGAGATCGGCGGAAAGGCACGCAGGGCACGCATCGCGCGCCGGATAGCAGAACGTCCCGCAACCGCCGCAGCGCTGCAGCATGAAACGGCCTTCGGCGGCGGCCCGCGTAAAACCGTGCGAGGCGCGGCTGCGCGCGCGTGGCGGCGACGTCGGCAGCCGCGTCCGCTTTAGCGGATTCTTCCGGCGCGGCTTTGCGATCGGTTCGATCATGCGCCTGGTCCTGCGAGGATCGCCGCGCCCGAGGCGAGGCCGCGATCATAGTTGATCATTCCAAAGCCCGACGCCAACCCGATCCGCGCATCCCTAACCTGCGTCGGACCGGCCTGCCCGAGCACCTGGCGCATCGCCTCGACTACCCCGAGATAGGCGCCGCCCGCACCGGCCTGCCCGACCGAGAGCTGCCCGCCAGAGGTGTTGTGCGGGAAGCTGCCGTCGATCGTGAGATCATGCTGCCGCACGAAGTCCGGCCCCTCGCCCTTCCGGCAGAAGCCGAGATCCTCGAACTGCATCATCGAGATGACAGGGTAATCGTCATAGGTCTGGACGAAGTCGAGATCATCCGGCTTGACGCCGGCCATCGCGTAGAGCTCATCGATATCCATCGCCCAGCCGCCCCGCACCTGAACGGGGTCGTCGCCGAACGCATTGTGGCGCTCGATCGTAGACAGAATTTTGGCGGCGGGCAGCTTCAGCGAAGCCGCGGTCTCCTCTCCCATCACGAAGAAAGCCTCTGCGCCGGCGCACGGCATCACGCAGTCGAACAGATGGATCGGATCGGCGATCGGCCGGGCCGACATGTACTGCTCGATGGTCAGCGGCGCTTTCATCAGGGCATGGGGATTGCGCAACGCGTTGCTGCGCTGGGCGACGGCGATCTTGCCGAAATCCTCACGCCGCGCGCCAAACGTGCGCATGTAATTGCGCGCGATCAGCGCAAAGCTCGCATTGGCGCCACCGGCGCCATAGGGATAGACGGCATCCTGGTTGAATCGCGAAAAGTTTTCGAGCGTATAGCGGAAGGAGTCGACGTGGTTGGTATCGCCCGCCACGCAGGCCACGATGCGGGCGTCGCCCGCCTGCACCGCCCGCGCGGCTTTGCGCAGCGCCGCAATCGCGCTCGCGCCCCCGAGCGGAATGGTGTCGATCCATCGCACGCACAGGCCGAAATGCTGGGTGAGGCTGATCCCGCTATCGAGCCCCGCCGTAAAACTCGAAACACAGAACCCGTCGATATCGCGCGGCGTGATCCCGGCGCCATCGACCAGCGACTTCAGCGCGCGGCCGATCCACCACTGTGCGCTCTCGATCGAGTAACGCACATAAGGAATCGTCACCGGAACCGCCATCACGACCCGATCATAAGGTGTTCGGATGGAGCTCTGCATCGGACTGCGGATTCCTGCGAGCGGTTCAGAGCACGGACAACTTGACGTCGATATTGCCGCGCGTTGCGTTGGAATAAGGGCAGCGCTCATGGGCGCCGGCAACGACTTCTTCGGCGACGGATTTCTCCAGCCCGGGCAGCAGCACCTTGAGCTCGACGGTGAGCGCGTAGCCGACCGCGACCGGCCCCATGCCGACCTTGGCGGTGACGGTCGGTTCAGCCGACGGTGTGATCTTGCGGGTGCGCGCGACGAGTTTTACCGCGCCGAGGAAGCACGCCGCATAACCGGCGGCAAAAAGCTGCTCGGGATTGGTTCCCGGTCCGCCCGGCCCGCCCAGTGATTTCGGCAACGACAGCGCCACCGACAGAAGGCCGTCCTCGCTCGCGGCCTTGCCGTCGCGCCCGCCGGTCGCCGTCACTTCGGCTTCATACAGAATTTTGTCTGGCAGCAGCATGTCTTGTCCTCAAGAGCTCTTTGGTTTCTCTTGCGTGCGCGCCACGGTGGCACGGAAATCCTGGCGAGCGCGGTCCTTGGCCAGCGCGAAGCTCGGGCCCCGGCTCGGCTCGGTGCCGTTGAGGTGCCGCAGCTGCACCCACATCTCGGCGCTCTTCAGCGCCACTGCCGCACAGTTGACCACGGGCGCATGACCGATCTTGAAGCCATGCTCGCTCGCAATGAGGAGGCCCGGCAACACGCCGGCCGGAATGATGACGTCGGCGCCGCGATCGACGAGCGGCTGCGCGCAGGCCGCGAAGTCGGCCAGCATGCGCGCCTTTGCCGCCGCGTCGCCCGCGAACGCGGCGCTGAAATCCTCCGGACGGCAACCCATCCCGGTGACATGCGCCACGCGGCCGGACAACCCGTAGCGATCGGCCTGCTCGTAATGCCAGACCTCGAAGGCGGCATCGAGCGTGACAAGACCGAGGCGGCGCCCAAGCTGCGAGGCCGCGAGCAGCGTGGCCTCACCCGTCCCGACCACCGGGATCGTGAGCGCCGAGCGCAGTTCGTACAATCCCGGATCCTGGAAGTGGCCCATGACGTAGGCGTCGAAGCCGTTCTCCTGCGCCGTGAGCCCGTTGTCGACCGCCTGGATCGCGCAACGAAATTCGCTCAGGCGGCCGAAGTCGCGATCGGCAGGCGTGATGCCCTCGACATGGACACTGGTGCCGGGCGCCGCGATCTCGTTCAGATAGGCCGCAAGCCGCGCCATGTAGGGCGCGCTGGTAGCCTGGTCGACGAAGCTCTGCCAGAAGATGCGCACAGCATTATCCTGTTTCACAGTTGTAGAGTGACGCCATCTCATCGACCGAAATATTTCAATCACAAAATAATTTTGGCGTCAATTGAACCGCGCGCCGGCGCGCGCTGCGCACGACAGGATCGGTTTGCCGAAAGGACAGGCAGATAGCGCCTTACCCTTTTGCACAAGCGAATTCAGCGCTCGCGGCCGCATGCGCCGCCGCAAACTTTTTCCGCGGAGCGCGAATCTGGCGTATTGACCTGCGGCCGAGAGATACTTTAGGCTTTAAACAATTGACAGGGAGTGAGCGCCGTGCAGACGCACGTCGCCTTGATAGTTGCGTTGATAAAGGCACTTCAATCGTGGCTGAGATCATCAACCTCGGGACGACGCGTACTATGGGCGGGTTCGCATTCGCCGCGGCAGGTCCCGCCGTTTCAGATCTTGGCTGTCTGAGTTTTGGCCATCTGAATCTTGGCGGTCTGGGCGTCAACGAAATCGCGGACGAGGCCGGCGAAAGCCTCCGGCATCTGATCGGGAAGCGGCACCATGCCTCCTGAGAGCTCGCGCAAGATGCTGCCCTCGATAGCTCCAGCGACCTTCGGAGCCACCGGATGAACGTGCGGATCGCCTGTCGGAGCAATGATCAGCGTGGGGCAGTGGATCTGCCCGATACGGTCTTCCATCCGATAGCGGTTCACCACCCGATGCCCCTCCGCCGCCATCTCGCCGGCACGCAGCGCGTCGATCATGAAGCGCTGCAGCAGATCGATATCATCAGCAGGATAGAACGGCTGCCGGCGCGCCCAGAGCTCGGCGAGATGGGCGCCATCGCTACGTGCTTCCACATCGTCGATAACGCGCATGCCCTGATGTTTGGCGCGGCGCGCCGCATCGACGAAGGGACAGGCCGACAGCACCAGCACGCTCACGCGCGCAGGCGCCGAAGCGGCCATTTCGACTGCGATCACCGCGCCGGTGTGATGACCGACGATCGCGGCGCGCGGTTCTTCCAGCGCATCGAGCAGCGCGAACGCGCCCTCGGCCCACAGTTCAATCGAAGGATCGCCGGCAGGGGAATCGGAATCGCCGAAACCAGGCGTATCCATCGCGATCGCGCGGAAATCGCGGCCAAGCGGCGGCAGCACATCGCGGTATTCGTCCCACGAGCGTGGCGTCTGATGCAGCAGGAGAACGGGAAAACCGGTTCCCGCCATGGCGACGTGGATGCGGCCAAGAGGCGTCGTGACGAAGCGGCGCTCGACGTTGGAACCGGTTCTGGTGACGCCCATTTCATAACTCCATGCGGACGCGGGGATCACGCCTGCGCCGGGTTTCGACGACAACTGCGGCATCGATCGTGCTGGTCCGACCTCGATCCATGCTGACATCTCGCTCAGGTCGCGGCTGATTTCAACCAAGGGGAATGCAATGCGCAAGATGTTGAGTTTGACTGCACTCATCGGCGGCCTCGTCGCGGCCTCGACCGCACAGGCGGACATCACGATCGGATTCGTGACGTCGCTCAGTGGACCCGGCGCCTCGATCGGCATCCCGTACGGCCGCGGCATCCAGGCCGCCATGGAATACAAGAGCGAGGTCAACGGCGAGAAGATCAAGCTGATCCAGCTCGACGACGGCTCCGACCCCTCCGCCGCGACCCGCAACGCGCGCAAGCTCATTGAAGAAGAGAAGGTCGATCTTCTGATTGGCACCGCGACCACCCCGTCGACCATCGCAATGATGGGGGTCGCGACAGAGTTGAAGGTGCCGATGATCGCCGTCTCCCCTCTGTCCGGCCAGCCAAATCCGGCCGATCAATGGGCCATCTCCGTTCCGCAACCCGCCTCGCTGCTGGTCAAGGTCGTCGCCGACCGCATGAAGCGCGATGCCATGAAGAACATCGGCTATATCGGCTTTTCCGACGCCTGGGGCGACCTCGTCTACAGCGGCGCCAAGGCGGCCGAAGCCGACGACGGCATCAAGGTGCTGACCAACGAGCGTTACGCGCGCGTCGATACGTCGGTCACCGGCCAGATCCTTAAAGTTCTTGCGGTGCGCCCGGATGCCGTGCTGATCGGCGGATCGGGCACGCAAGGCGCGCTGCCGCTGCTTGCGCTTGGCGAGCGCGGCTTCAAGGGCAAGACCTACGGCACCGTCGCGTTGGTCAATCCCGATTTCGTGCGCGTCGGCGGCAAGGCTGCGGATGGCATCCAGGTCTCCGCCGGCCCGGTCATCGTGGCCGAGCAGCTTCCCGACAGCCATTTCGCCAAGAAGCTCGCGCTCGAATTCCGCGCCGCCTTCCTGAAGGCCAACAACGTCCCGACCACGGACGGGTTCTCGGCCTACTCCTTCGACGGCTGGAGGATCTTCACCTCTGCTGCCGAGCGTGCACTGAAGACCGCGAAACCCGGCACCGTCGAATTCCGCAAGGCTCTGCGCGACGAGATCCTCAACACCAGGGAGCTCTCGGGCGTGCACGCGGTCTACAACTTCAAGCCCGGCGCCTACTACGGCGTGGACGAGCGCGCGCTGGTGATCGTCCGCCTGTTCAACGGCGCCTGGACCTACCAGCCCTGAGCGATACTGACTGATAACAGGGAAGGACGGCCGACGGCATGACGGCAGACATCGCAGCGATCCTTGCGATCGACGGAATAGCCACCGGGGCGGTCTACGCCCTGGTGGCGATCGGGACCGTGCTGATCTTCACCGTAACGCGGGTGATCTTCATTCCGTTCGGCGACATCGCCGCCTTCACAGCGCTGACGCTGGCGGCGCTCGATGCCAAGCAGCTTCCCGGAACGATCGGGCTGGTTGTCGTGCTGGCGTGCATGGCCTGCGCGATGGAAGTCGTCTCGCTGGCGCTCGCCGGCGAGTTTCGCGCGGTGCCGAAAGCCGTCCTCGGCTATCTCGTGTTGCCCATGATCGTCGTCGGGATCGTCTGGCTGACGATGCGCTTCAATCCGCCGATGCCGGTCCGGATCGTGCTGGCGCTGCTCTTGATCATGCCGATCTCGCCGCTGCTGGACCGGATCGTGTTCCGCCCGATCGCGGACGCCTCGGTTCTCCTGCTGCTGACGGTCTCGGTCGCGCTTCACTTCGCGCTGGTCGGACTTGGCCTGCTGTTCTTCGGCCCCGAAGGCGTCAGGACCGAGCCGCTGACGTCGATGGCGATCGAGATCGCCGGTGTTCACGTTTCCGGCCAGACCGTGCTGATCCTGGCGGCGGCGCTGGTGTTCAGCGGCCTGCTGTTTCTGTTCTTCGACTTCACGCTGGTCGGCAAGGCGCTGCGCGCGACCGCACTCAACCGAACCGGCGCCCGGCTGATGGGCATCCGCCCGGCACGCGCCGGAACCATCGCCTACCTGCTGGGGTCGCTGATGGCCGGCGTCTCCGGCATCCTGATCGCGCCGGTCAACACCATCTTCTACGATTCCGGATTCCTGCTCGGCCTGAAAGCCTTTGTCGGCGCCATCATCGGCGGCATGGCCAGCTATCCAGGCGCCGCGCTCGGCGCGTTCGGCGTCGGCATTATCGAGAGCTTCGCCTCGTTCCAGAGCAGCACCTTGAAGGACGTCATCGTCTTCTCGCTGCTGATCCCCGTCCTGCTCTGGCGCTCGCTCGCCTCGCAGCATTCCGAAGAGGAAGTCGAGGAATGACACTGCAGCAGATCCGTCTCATCATCGCCGCGGCGATCGCCTGCCTGGTGGCGGCACCCTTCGTGCTCAATCCGTTCAGCATCACCTTGCTGAACTACATCGGCATCTACGCGCTTGCGGCCATCGGGCTCGCGCTATTGACCGGCGTCGGCGGCATCGTGTCGTTCGGCCAGGCAGCTTTCGTCGGCGTCGCAGCCTACGCAACCGCCTGGGTCACCGCGGTGAACGGCTACTCGCCCTGGCTCGGACTGGTGCTGGCCGTGGTTCTTACCTGCAGCATCGCAGCGACCCTCGGCTTCGTGACGCTACGCCTGGGCGGCCACTTCCTGTCGCTGAGCACGGTCGCCTGGGGACTGGCGATCGCGTTCCTGTTCGGCAACATCGATGGCCTCGGTCAACATAACGGCATCTCGGGCATTCCGCCGATCTCGATCGGCCCGGTCGCCTTGGTCGAGAGCCGGCAGATCTATTTCCTGATCTGGGCGATCGTCGTGGCGGTTCTTTTCGTCTGCTACAATCTGCTCGACTCCCGCATCGGCCGCGCCATGCGCGCGCTCCGCGGCGGCAATACGCTGGTCGAAAGCCTGGGGATCAGCGCATTCCAGATCAAGCTGGTGACGTTCGTCATCGCCGCGTTCCTTGGCGCGCTGTCCGGATGGCTCTATGCCCATCTCGGTCGTTTCGTCAGCCCCGGACCGTTCGACGCAGCCATGGGCATCGAATATCTGATGATGGCGATGGTCGGCGGCGCCGGCAGCATTTTGGGCGGCGTGGTGGGTGCGGCCATCGTCACGCTGTTGAAGAACAGCGTGCAGGACTATCTGCCGCTGATCGCCAAGGGCGCCTCCGGCCAGCTCGAGATCGTGGCGTTCTCGGCGCTGTTCATTCTGTTCCTGCAACGGGCCCGGCAGGGCATCGTCCCGTTCATCGCAGGTTTTCTGCCGGACCTGAAGCAGTCCCGTCCGCAAGCGGCGACGCCATTGCCGCGCCGCGAGCAGCCGGCGCCCGGTACGCTTCTTCTCAAGGTCAGCGGCGCGCAGCGGCGATTTGGCGGCCTCGTCGCCGTCAACAATGTCAGCTTCGAGGTCAGGTCCGGCGAAATTCTCGGGCTGATCGGGCCGAACGGCGCCGGCAAGACCACGATGTTCAACCTGCTCACCGGCGCGCTGCGCGCCAACAGCGGCGAGATCGCGTTCGCGGGCCGCTCGATCACCCGCGATCAGCAATTCCACATCGCCCGCTCCGGAATCTCCCGTACCTTCCAGCACGTCAAGCTGCGCCCACGCATGACGCTGCTCGACAACGTGCTGCTCGGCACCTATTCGCGCACCCGGACCGGCCTGTTCGCCGGCGCCCTGCGCCTCAATCAGGCGGAAGAAGCCAGCGCCCGCTACGAGGCGCTGCGGCAGCTCGAACGGGTAGGCCTTGGCGACAAGCCGTTCGAACTCGCTGGCAATTTGCCGCTCGGCAATCAGCGCGTGCTCGAGATCGCCCGCGCGCTCGCAGCCGATCCGACGCTGCTCGTGCTAGACGAGCCGGCCGCCGGCCTGCGTCGTCAGGAAAAGCTCAAGCTCGCCGAACTGCTGCGTTCGCTGCGCGCCGACCACCTGACCATCCTCCTGGTCGAGCACGACATGGAGTTCGTGATGTCGCTGGTCGACCGCATCGTCGTGCTCGATTTCGGCTCAAAGCTCTGCGAGGGCGAACCGGCGGCGATCCGCAGCGATGCCCGCGTCCAGGAAGCCTATCTCGGAGGTGTCGCGTGACACAGATGCTCTCGATCGAGAATGTGTCGGTCGCCTACGGCAAGGTGGAGGCGGTGCGGAATGTCTCGCTTGCTGTCGAGCAAGGGCAGATCGTGACCGTGATCGGCCCGAACGGCGCCGGCAAGACGACCCTTCTGATGGCCGCCATCGGTCTGCTGAAGTCCACGGGACGGATGGTGTTCCAAGGCACCGATCTTGCGCGGATCGATGTCGAGGGCCGCGTCGAGCGCGGCCTTTGCCTGGTGCCCGAGAAGCGCGAGCTGTTCGCCGACATGTCGGTCGCCGACAATCTGTTGCTCGGCACCTACAGCCTGCGCGACCGCTCGACGACGCGGAAGAGCTTCGACGACGTGTTCGACCGTTTTCCTCGGCTGAAGGAACGCAGCAAGCAGGCCGCCGGCACGCTGTCGGGCGGCGAGCGGCAGATGCTGGCACTCGGCCGCGCGCTGATGGCAAAGCCAAAGCTCCTCGTCCTCGATGAACCCAGTCTCGGCCTTGCGCCGCTCATCGTCCGCGAAATCTTCCGCACGATCGCCTCGCTGCGAAGCCTCGGCGTATCGGTGCTGCTCGTCGAGCAGAACGCCCGCGCCGCGCTGGAGACCGCGGACTACGGCTACGTGCTGGAAACCGGCGAGATCATCCAGTCCGGTCCGGCGGACACACTGATCCACGACCCGAAACTGATCGCAGCCTATCTCGGCGGTCATTGAAGCGGCGGCGCGCTACACGCGGCGCCAGACGCGCGTCAGGCGACGGGTTTACGCGCGAGACCCATGGCCCGCAGCGCCGACGCAAAGGCCGCAAGCCGCTGCTCGCGATAGGCGGCCTGATCGACACCTTCGTAGTTCATGAATCCCTGTCCGGTCTTCAAACCGATCCGTCCTTCGCGCATATTCGTCGCGATGATGTCGGGTGCGGCGTAACGGCTGTCGCCCAACGCCTCGACCAGATAGCGGCTGGCATGATGCAGGATATCGCCGCCGCCCCAGTCGATGAACTCGAGCAGGCCCAGCACCGCGAAGCGGAATCCAAAGCCATAAATGACCGCCTTGTCGATATCCTCCGCCGAAGCGACGCCCTCCTCCACCATGCGGGCGGCCTCGTTCATCGCCAGCGCCTGGATTCTGGGAACGATGAAGCCCGGGCGCGCCGCGCAAACGACCGGCACCTTGCCGATGCCTTCGAGCAGCGCCTTCATCCGCGCCGTAACTTCCGGCGCGGTGAGCCGCCCTGGAGACAATTCGATCAGCGGCACGAGATAGGCGGGATTAAGCCAGTGCGCATTGAGGAAACGGCCGGGATATTCGATCGATCCCGCGAGATCGTCGACCAGTATCGTCGACGTGGTCGAGGCGATGATCGGGCCTTCGCCCGCCAGCCGCGAAGCTTCGGCCAGCGCTGCCTGCTTCAAGCTGAGGATTTCCGGCATTCCTTCGAAGATGACGTCACAGCGCCGCAGCGCCGCGCCCGCCTCTTGCCGCGGGACGATCGTGATGCGCTCGGCAATCGTGGGCACAAGTTCTGCCGGGAGCAGATCGATACGCGAGAGGATTTCGAGCGTCGAGCGGATCTCAGCTCGCGCTTCGGCCGCCAGCGCGTCAAATGCCGCCGCTTCCCGTTCCTTGAAGTCGACGACGACGACCTGGTGGCCGGCAAACGCGAATACCACCGCGATCCCGCGGCCCATTCGGCCGGCGCCGAGGCATCCGATGACCGGCTTCATCGGAAGCCCTCGGTCAAAAGAGTCTGCAGTGCGGCGCGATCCAGATCGCCGAGACCGAGCGAAGACAAGCTTCGGCCCGTCACCGCGAAATCCTGCCCGGTGATGGCGGAGCCGATCGCCAGGAATGCCTTCACGAGCGGCGTTTGCACGCCTGCGAGGCCTGCCACCGAAGCAAGGAACGACAGGCCGAGACGCAGATCCTCCAGCATGTAGCGGTGCTCGACGAGAATGAGGCGCTCGGACCAGTCGCCGGAATCCGTGAGCTGGTCATGGGCGTCGCGCGCATACATCCAGGGTTCGCCATCCTTCGAATAATGGTCGGCAAGCGGAAAATGCGGTCCTCCGTAACCGAGCGCCTCGCGAATGGCGATGCGTTCGGCATCGAGCGCGTCCGTCACGCGGCGGATGGCCGGCTGGGTTCCTTCCTTGTGGATGTCCCACTTCTCGAAATGCTCGATCGGGCCGGCGTTCATGGTGATCAGCGGCGGATGGATGATCGGGCCGGCATTCATTAGCGCGCCCGAGAGCGCATCGCCGCATGGTTCGATGGCGTTTGGAAACGCGCGTTCGATCACGCCCAGCGCGTGCGGGGCAAGGCGCAATGGAAATACGCCGGTCGGCAACCGCGCACCCCTGCCGGAGATGCGGACAGCACAAGGACCCTGCTTGCGCGCCAGCCACGGCAATGTGCCGGTCTCTGCGGTTGCGATCTCGGCGCGGTTACCTGCGTCTCGCGCGGCGCGGGCGAAGATGTAGGAGCCGAATGTGCCGGGCGGCAGGAACACCACCTGTCCGTCGCGCAAGTGCGGCGCGGCCA from Bradyrhizobium sp. AZCC 1693 encodes:
- a CDS encoding SDR family NAD(P)-dependent oxidoreductase; this encodes MIEPIAKPRRKNPLKRTRLPTSPPRARSRASHGFTRAAAEGRFMLQRCGGCGTFCYPARDACPACLSADLVFTDAPRRGTLLSETTLHVPADVHFRERAPWRVGLVAMECGPKLVTHLHADCEEGGPVVMSFQLDKSGQAVAFAHPERETLNMTDDRQWREMTADPKFRRVLVTNGRSIVGQEVVAALKAAGASIVFVGVAEPWKPFRGEDTLRALEGVEIVPLDIGDEKSVADLAADIGGKVDILVNTSEHVRAGGLLDRQGTSVVRDEIDQSYLGFVHLAQAFGPAIRMRGSDGVNSAAAWVNILSVYALENWPVFGAYSASQAACLSLSHCLRAELRPGGVKVVNVFTGPLDIEWFQTVPPPKVAPRAVASAIISALKRGLEDVFVGDVAEDIRQRLAANPKAVERELGA
- a CDS encoding thiolase family protein codes for the protein MQSSIRTPYDRVVMAVPVTIPYVRYSIESAQWWIGRALKSLVDGAGITPRDIDGFCVSSFTAGLDSGISLTQHFGLCVRWIDTIPLGGASAIAALRKAARAVQAGDARIVACVAGDTNHVDSFRYTLENFSRFNQDAVYPYGAGGANASFALIARNYMRTFGARREDFGKIAVAQRSNALRNPHALMKAPLTIEQYMSARPIADPIHLFDCVMPCAGAEAFFVMGEETAASLKLPAAKILSTIERHNAFGDDPVQVRGGWAMDIDELYAMAGVKPDDLDFVQTYDDYPVISMMQFEDLGFCRKGEGPDFVRQHDLTIDGSFPHNTSGGQLSVGQAGAGGAYLGVVEAMRQVLGQAGPTQVRDARIGLASGFGMINYDRGLASGAAILAGPGA
- a CDS encoding organic hydroperoxide resistance protein, yielding MLLPDKILYEAEVTATGGRDGKAASEDGLLSVALSLPKSLGGPGGPGTNPEQLFAAGYAACFLGAVKLVARTRKITPSAEPTVTAKVGMGPVAVGYALTVELKVLLPGLEKSVAEEVVAGAHERCPYSNATRGNIDVKLSVL
- a CDS encoding aspartate/glutamate racemase family protein, with the translated sequence MRIFWQSFVDQATSAPYMARLAAYLNEIAAPGTSVHVEGITPADRDFGRLSEFRCAIQAVDNGLTAQENGFDAYVMGHFQDPGLYELRSALTIPVVGTGEATLLAASQLGRRLGLVTLDAAFEVWHYEQADRYGLSGRVAHVTGMGCRPEDFSAAFAGDAAAKARMLADFAACAQPLVDRGADVIIPAGVLPGLLIASEHGFKIGHAPVVNCAAVALKSAEMWVQLRHLNGTEPSRGPSFALAKDRARQDFRATVARTQEKPKSS
- a CDS encoding alpha/beta fold hydrolase yields the protein MSAVKLNILRIAFPLVEISRDLSEMSAWIEVGPARSMPQLSSKPGAGVIPASAWSYEMGVTRTGSNVERRFVTTPLGRIHVAMAGTGFPVLLLHQTPRSWDEYRDVLPPLGRDFRAIAMDTPGFGDSDSPAGDPSIELWAEGAFALLDALEEPRAAIVGHHTGAVIAVEMAASAPARVSVLVLSACPFVDAARRAKHQGMRVIDDVEARSDGAHLAELWARRQPFYPADDIDLLQRFMIDALRAGEMAAEGHRVVNRYRMEDRIGQIHCPTLIIAPTGDPHVHPVAPKVAGAIEGSILRELSGGMVPLPDQMPEAFAGLVRDFVDAQTAKIQMAKTQTAKI
- a CDS encoding ABC transporter substrate-binding protein gives rise to the protein MRKMLSLTALIGGLVAASTAQADITIGFVTSLSGPGASIGIPYGRGIQAAMEYKSEVNGEKIKLIQLDDGSDPSAATRNARKLIEEEKVDLLIGTATTPSTIAMMGVATELKVPMIAVSPLSGQPNPADQWAISVPQPASLLVKVVADRMKRDAMKNIGYIGFSDAWGDLVYSGAKAAEADDGIKVLTNERYARVDTSVTGQILKVLAVRPDAVLIGGSGTQGALPLLALGERGFKGKTYGTVALVNPDFVRVGGKAADGIQVSAGPVIVAEQLPDSHFAKKLALEFRAAFLKANNVPTTDGFSAYSFDGWRIFTSAAERALKTAKPGTVEFRKALRDEILNTRELSGVHAVYNFKPGAYYGVDERALVIVRLFNGAWTYQP
- a CDS encoding branched-chain amino acid ABC transporter permease, with translation MTADIAAILAIDGIATGAVYALVAIGTVLIFTVTRVIFIPFGDIAAFTALTLAALDAKQLPGTIGLVVVLACMACAMEVVSLALAGEFRAVPKAVLGYLVLPMIVVGIVWLTMRFNPPMPVRIVLALLLIMPISPLLDRIVFRPIADASVLLLLTVSVALHFALVGLGLLFFGPEGVRTEPLTSMAIEIAGVHVSGQTVLILAAALVFSGLLFLFFDFTLVGKALRATALNRTGARLMGIRPARAGTIAYLLGSLMAGVSGILIAPVNTIFYDSGFLLGLKAFVGAIIGGMASYPGAALGAFGVGIIESFASFQSSTLKDVIVFSLLIPVLLWRSLASQHSEEEVEE
- a CDS encoding branched-chain amino acid ABC transporter ATP-binding protein/permease, whose translation is MTLQQIRLIIAAAIACLVAAPFVLNPFSITLLNYIGIYALAAIGLALLTGVGGIVSFGQAAFVGVAAYATAWVTAVNGYSPWLGLVLAVVLTCSIAATLGFVTLRLGGHFLSLSTVAWGLAIAFLFGNIDGLGQHNGISGIPPISIGPVALVESRQIYFLIWAIVVAVLFVCYNLLDSRIGRAMRALRGGNTLVESLGISAFQIKLVTFVIAAFLGALSGWLYAHLGRFVSPGPFDAAMGIEYLMMAMVGGAGSILGGVVGAAIVTLLKNSVQDYLPLIAKGASGQLEIVAFSALFILFLQRARQGIVPFIAGFLPDLKQSRPQAATPLPRREQPAPGTLLLKVSGAQRRFGGLVAVNNVSFEVRSGEILGLIGPNGAGKTTMFNLLTGALRANSGEIAFAGRSITRDQQFHIARSGISRTFQHVKLRPRMTLLDNVLLGTYSRTRTGLFAGALRLNQAEEASARYEALRQLERVGLGDKPFELAGNLPLGNQRVLEIARALAADPTLLVLDEPAAGLRRQEKLKLAELLRSLRADHLTILLVEHDMEFVMSLVDRIVVLDFGSKLCEGEPAAIRSDARVQEAYLGGVA
- a CDS encoding ABC transporter ATP-binding protein, with amino-acid sequence MTQMLSIENVSVAYGKVEAVRNVSLAVEQGQIVTVIGPNGAGKTTLLMAAIGLLKSTGRMVFQGTDLARIDVEGRVERGLCLVPEKRELFADMSVADNLLLGTYSLRDRSTTRKSFDDVFDRFPRLKERSKQAAGTLSGGERQMLALGRALMAKPKLLVLDEPSLGLAPLIVREIFRTIASLRSLGVSVLLVEQNARAALETADYGYVLETGEIIQSGPADTLIHDPKLIAAYLGGH
- a CDS encoding 3-hydroxybutyryl-CoA dehydrogenase → MKPVIGCLGAGRMGRGIAVVFAFAGHQVVVVDFKEREAAAFDALAAEARAEIRSTLEILSRIDLLPAELVPTIAERITIVPRQEAGAALRRCDVIFEGMPEILSLKQAALAEASRLAGEGPIIASTTSTILVDDLAGSIEYPGRFLNAHWLNPAYLVPLIELSPGRLTAPEVTARMKALLEGIGKVPVVCAARPGFIVPRIQALAMNEAARMVEEGVASAEDIDKAVIYGFGFRFAVLGLLEFIDWGGGDILHHASRYLVEALGDSRYAAPDIIATNMREGRIGLKTGQGFMNYEGVDQAAYREQRLAAFASALRAMGLARKPVA